Proteins co-encoded in one Arachis hypogaea cultivar Tifrunner chromosome 13, arahy.Tifrunner.gnm2.J5K5, whole genome shotgun sequence genomic window:
- the LOC112733566 gene encoding negative regulator of systemic acquired resistance SNI1 — protein MENPSNMSSGRLNRVGGGGIGMEDSMLAMLDASEAHDAFDDRIAFLDAVRASSIIQKHRKLPTGKIFRAIFRMLRTGKSLEVIMASYKLLLDLEKHFPRVYSTGNDNSKSSANSPSKLVVAEEAWSPLLVFQDNANSVGEESKKQPDQPLEPSSFHHLIEELAELSSETEFQASNMKALQNMLLFQYLVVVLEGDFLPRNATMNWNMQRESMLNILLGSRKINYKSMMQDCLIVFCQLSQLQNELSNHLEIQKSTESQLSKHFHTALSFALHEVVKNTCVSMDKFFVMIMDLDISRKKADLEGHTTRADGLRKPLMDILLDQLAYSIDTVPVFLKTFSEPKWKLEIVVQYLWKYMTKPSARTRKSNGSSEDATFEVALKCFSNKTGTKSITKKIGPDVMQFLLAFGFQAQLSILSEGNAEGGVSALADLCQMFISAFESLRSTNESMEIFSIGKEALFTAATIISMKS, from the exons ATGGAGAACCCTAGCAACATGAGCAGTGGAAGATTGAACAGAGTCGGTGGGGGAGGGATAGGAATGGAAGATAGCATGTTGGCCATGCTTGATGCCTCCGAAGCTCACGATGCCTTCGATGATC GGATTGCTTTTCTGGATGCCGTGCGTGCTTCTTCAATTATTCAAAAACACCGAAAGCTTCCCACTGG AAAAATCTTTAGGGCAATCTTCCGTATGCTGAGGACTGGGAAGTCTTTAGAGGTGATAATGGCGAGTTATAAGCTGCTGCTTGATTTAGAAAAG CACTTCCCTCGTGTGTATTCAACCGGCAATGATAATTCGAAATCATCTGCTAATTCTCCATCAAAATTGGTTGTTGCTGAAGAG GCATGGTCTCCCCTTCTTGTGTTCCAGGATAATGCCAATTCTGTTGGTGAAGAAAGTAAAAAACAGCCTGATCAACCTCTTGAACCCTCT AGCTTTCATCATCTGATTGAAGAGCTTGCCGAACTTTCATCTGAGACTGAATTTCAAGCATCAAACATGAAG GCATTGCAGAACATGTTACTCTTTCAATATCTTGTCGTTGTTCTTGAAGGCGATTTTCTACCACGTAACG CAACCATGAACTGGAACATGCAGAGGGAGTCTATGCTCAATATTTTACTG GGATCTAGGAAAATAAACTACAAAAGCATGATGCAGGACTGCTTAATAGTTTTTTGTCAACTATCTCAACTTCAAAATGAACTCAGTAACCATCTAGAGATTCAAAAGAGTACTGAATCTCAGTTATCCAAACACTTTCATACTGCATTATCTTTTGCTTTACATGAAGTAGTGAAGAACACCTGTGTCTCTATGGATAAGTTTTTTGTTATG ATTATGGACCTTGATATATCAAGGAAGAAAGCAGATCTTGAAGGCCACACAACAAGAGCAGATGGTCTGAG AAAACCTTTGATGGACATACTTTTAGATCAACTAGCTTACAGCATAGATACCGTCCCCGTATTTCTTAAG ACCTTCAGTGAACCAAAATGGAAACTGGAAATAGTTGTGCAGTACCTGTGGAAATACATGACTAAG CCTTCTGCTCGCACTCGAAAGTCAAATGGCTCTTCTGAGGATGCCACATTTGAAGTGGCTTTGAAATGCTTCTCAAATAAAACTGGCACTAAAAGCATTACTAAAAAAATTGGTCCAGATGTAATGCAGTTCCTTTTGGCTTTTGGTTTTCAG GCGCAATTATCAATACTGTCAGAAGGAAATGCAGAAGGAGGAGTCAGTGCTCTTGCAGACTTGTGTCAGATGTTTATCTCTGCTTTTGAAAGTTTGAGAAGTACAAATGA